Sequence from the Bacillus thuringiensis genome:
GATTTGCGGCGTGAGTCGTAAGTCGTTTCGTTTATGGAAATCTAGTTCTACTAAAATAGCAGTAATATCTTTAATTTTAGAAACAAACTGCTTTGCACGTTCAGCCCACTGTGGATCATCTTTTAAAAGATAATCGTAGTCTACGAGGTAAGCTCCACAACCACCAGCATTCGTAATAATATAGTCGATGTTTAAATCTTCAAATGCTTTTATATTGCGTTTCGCTAATTCTTTTGCTCCACTTTTCTCACCAGCATGCCCATGTAATGCCCCGCAGCAACTTTGTGTTTTCGGAATAACGATATCACAACCGGCTAACTGAAGAAGTTTCATCGTTGCGTTATTTGTTTCTAAAAACATCGTATCCATTAAACAACCTGCGAAGAATGCAACTTGTTTCTTCTTTGTACTTTCAGCAGGTAAAAATTCAGGACGATCTTTCATTGCTTTCATTTTAGGGACTTTTGGTAAAACAAGATCCATCGTTGCAAGTGTTTCAGGGAATAACTTCATAATCCCTGTTTTATGTGTTAGCGTTTGTAAACCAGAACGCTGATAAAATCCAATTAATCCTGTTAATGTTCTCATTCGATTTTGATGCGGGAATAGTCCTTCAAACACGACTTTACGAACAGCTCTCACTGGCATTGAGAACTTTTTATTTTGATTAATAATATCACGAGCTTCTTCTAATAAATGGCCATAATTCACACCAGATGGACAAACAGATTCACAAGCACGGCAGCCAAGGCAAACGTTTAATGTGTTTTCAACATCTTCATCTGGCTCAATTAAACCGTCAACGACCGCTTTCATTAATGCGATACGTCCTCGTGGTGAATGTGATTCTTTATATCCAGATTGAATGTAAGTAGGGCAAGTTGGTAAACAGAAACCGCATCGCATACAATTTAGTAGTTCGTCTTCACTTAATCGTTCTTTAAATTCTTTTTGAATGTTTTCTTTATTTAATGTTGTCATCGCTCAACCACCACTCTTTTGCGAGTGTCCTTCGCGAACATCTTTCCTGGATTCATAATGTTATTTGGATCGAAGGCTTGTTTAATTCCCTGCATAGCAGCAATACCTTCTTTACCTAATTTCATTTCTAAATACGGAGCTTTCATCGCGCCAACACCATGTTCACCAGTGATCGTGCCACCAAGTTCGATTGCTTTCGCAAATATTTCAGCAAAAGCTTGTTCAGCTCGGTGCATTTCTTCTTCGTTGCGAGCATCTGTCATACAAGTTGGGTGTAGGTTGCCATCGCCAGCATGCCCAAACGTACAAATAGGAATATTATATTTTTTGGCAATGGCATTAATAGCTTCAACCATCGGAGCAATCTGTGAGCGTGGTACTGTTGCATCTTCTAATATTGTAGTAGGCTTTAATCTTGCAAGTGCTGATAGTGCACTACGACGAGCCGTCCGAAGTGCATCTGCTTCCGCTTCATCTTTTGCAACGCGAACATCGACCGCGTTCATAGAGCGGCAAACGTTAGCCATTTTTTCAATATCGCGATTGACAACTTCAGGTGGACCATCTTGTTCAATTAATAAGATTGCTTTTACATCAGTTGGTAAACCGATTTGTGCAAATTCTTCTACTACTTCAATTGTCGGCTGATCTAAAAACTCAAGTGTCGCTGGAATGATTTTATTTGCAATAATAGAAGAAACAGCACGTGCAGCTTCGTTAATATCTTCATATAGTGCAAGCATCGTTTTCTTTGTTTCAGGCATAGGAACGAGTTTTAATATGGCTTCAGTTACGACGCCAAGCGTTCCTTCAGAACCAATAAATAAACGAGTTAAATCGTAACCAGCTACATCTTTTGCTAATTTACCACCAGTACAAATAATATCGCCATTTGGTAGGACAAGTTCAAGACCCATCACATAATCACGTGTTACGCCATATTTTAATCCGCGTAATCCACCTGAGTTTTCATTAATGTTACCGCCGATTGTAGAAATTTTCATCGAACTTGGATCTGGTGGATAAAATAAACCTTTTTCTTCTACCGCTTTAATAATATCAAGCGTAATAACACCAGCTTGTACAGTAATTGTTAAATTCTCTTCATCAATTTCTAAAATGTTATTCATATGGCGGAAGATAAGGACGATACCGCCTTCAAGTGGACATGTCCCTGCGCAAAGATTTGTTCCAGAACCACGAACATATACAGGAATTTTGTGAGTGTTACATACTTTTAACACCTCAGCTACTTCATTTGTATTACGAGGAGCAATGACTGCATCAGGCATCGCTTGGAAGTTTGGAGTGGCATCATAACTATACGTTAAACGCCCCATATTGGATGTATCTACATTATCTTCGCCAACA
This genomic interval carries:
- a CDS encoding (Fe-S)-binding protein — encoded protein: MTTLNKENIQKEFKERLSEDELLNCMRCGFCLPTCPTYIQSGYKESHSPRGRIALMKAVVDGLIEPDEDVENTLNVCLGCRACESVCPSGVNYGHLLEEARDIINQNKKFSMPVRAVRKVVFEGLFPHQNRMRTLTGLIGFYQRSGLQTLTHKTGIMKLFPETLATMDLVLPKVPKMKAMKDRPEFLPAESTKKKQVAFFAGCLMDTMFLETNNATMKLLQLAGCDIVIPKTQSCCGALHGHAGEKSGAKELAKRNIKAFEDLNIDYIITNAGGCGAYLVDYDYLLKDDPQWAERAKQFVSKIKDITAILVELDFHKRNDLRLTPQIITYQDSCHLRNVMRTSSEPRMLLEAIQGATYREMKDADRCCGSAGIYNIVHSELSMEFLDYKMDRVHETDAATIVTANPGCLLQMKLGIEREGLSHKMRGIHIVDLLLEAIETNS
- the glcD gene encoding glycolate oxidase subunit GlcD, with the protein product MLEKQIIHSFVSIVGEDNVDTSNMGRLTYSYDATPNFQAMPDAVIAPRNTNEVAEVLKVCNTHKIPVYVRGSGTNLCAGTCPLEGGIVLIFRHMNNILEIDEENLTITVQAGVITLDIIKAVEEKGLFYPPDPSSMKISTIGGNINENSGGLRGLKYGVTRDYVMGLELVLPNGDIICTGGKLAKDVAGYDLTRLFIGSEGTLGVVTEAILKLVPMPETKKTMLALYEDINEAARAVSSIIANKIIPATLEFLDQPTIEVVEEFAQIGLPTDVKAILLIEQDGPPEVVNRDIEKMANVCRSMNAVDVRVAKDEAEADALRTARRSALSALARLKPTTILEDATVPRSQIAPMVEAINAIAKKYNIPICTFGHAGDGNLHPTCMTDARNEEEMHRAEQAFAEIFAKAIELGGTITGEHGVGAMKAPYLEMKLGKEGIAAMQGIKQAFDPNNIMNPGKMFAKDTRKRVVVER